The following proteins are encoded in a genomic region of Streptococcus sp. 29892:
- a CDS encoding LURP-one-related/scramblase family protein, translating into MKQFQVKQRFILGGEKFDIHDSHGQLAYQVEGTFFEIPKRFTVTNARGGEVCRITKKFLTFLPQFTIDMADGHSFYLQKEYTFLKDRYSVENLGLILEGNIWDLDFQLKKPDGQLVAEISKELFHLTSRYSVTVLEDDYADLVISLVVAIDYVEMMEDASS; encoded by the coding sequence ATGAAGCAATTTCAGGTCAAACAACGTTTTATCTTGGGTGGTGAAAAATTTGATATTCATGATAGTCATGGACAGCTTGCTTATCAGGTAGAGGGCACCTTCTTTGAAATTCCCAAGCGGTTTACGGTGACCAATGCCAGAGGTGGAGAAGTTTGTCGGATTACCAAGAAATTTTTGACCTTCCTACCCCAATTTACCATTGATATGGCGGACGGGCATTCTTTCTACTTGCAAAAAGAATATACCTTTTTAAAGGACCGCTATAGCGTGGAAAATCTAGGCTTGATCCTAGAAGGCAATATCTGGGATTTAGATTTTCAACTGAAAAAACCTGATGGTCAGCTAGTAGCTGAAATCTCCAAAGAACTCTTTCATCTGACTTCTCGTTACTCGGTAACGGTTTTAGAGGATGACTATGCAGACTTGGTCATTTCTTTAGTGGTCGCAATCGACTATGTCGAAATGATGGAAGATGCATCGAGTTAA
- the nrdE gene encoding class 1b ribonucleoside-diphosphate reductase subunit alpha, which produces MSLKELGDVSYFRLNNEINRPVNGQIPLHKDLEAVKAFFNENVLPNTKKFNSILDKIAYLVEENYLEKEFLDQYSPEFIIKIHQFLKDQNFRFKSFMAAYKFYNQYALKTNDGAYYLESMEDRVLFNALYFAEGNEELALNLANEMIHLRYQPATPSFLNAGRARRGELVSCFLIQVTDDMNSIGRSINSALQLSRIGGGVGISLSNLREAGAPIKGYEGAASGVVPVMKLFEDSFSYSNQLGQRQGAGVVYLDVFHPDIIAFLSTKKENADEKVRVKTLSLGITVPDKFYELARKNEDMYLFSPYSVELEYGVPYSYLDITEKYDELVANPRIRKTKIKARDLETEISKLQQESGYPYVINIDTANRSNPVDGKIIMSNLCSEILQVQTPSVINDSQEYLTLGTDVSCNLGSTNIVNLMKSPDFGLSVRTMTRALTYVTDHSHISAVPSIEAGNERAHSIGLGAMGLHSYLAQNLIDYGSKTAVEFTNIYFMLLNYWTLVESNNIARERKATFHNYDKSKYADGTYFDKYVTGDYQPQSDRVKELFEGIFIPSGQDWAELREKVMADGLYHQNRLAVAPNGSISYINDVSASIHPITQRIEERQEKKIGKIYYPAAGLATETIPFYKSAYDMDMRKVIDVYAAATEHVDQGLSLTLFLRSELPKALYEWKKENKQTTRDLSILRNYAFNKGIKSIYYIRTFTDDGEEVGANQCESCVI; this is translated from the coding sequence ATGAGTTTGAAAGAATTAGGCGATGTATCCTACTTCCGTTTAAATAACGAAATCAACCGTCCAGTCAATGGACAAATTCCTCTCCACAAGGATCTAGAAGCAGTTAAAGCTTTCTTTAATGAAAATGTCCTTCCAAATACTAAGAAATTTAATAGCATTTTAGACAAGATTGCCTACTTAGTAGAAGAAAATTATCTTGAAAAAGAATTTTTAGATCAGTATAGCCCAGAATTTATCATTAAAATCCATCAATTTTTAAAGGACCAAAACTTCCGCTTCAAGTCTTTCATGGCAGCCTACAAGTTCTACAACCAGTATGCCCTTAAAACCAACGACGGTGCCTACTACTTGGAGAGCATGGAAGACCGAGTTCTCTTCAACGCCTTGTATTTTGCAGAGGGCAATGAAGAATTAGCCTTGAATTTGGCCAACGAAATGATCCATTTGCGTTATCAGCCAGCTACTCCTTCCTTCCTCAACGCAGGTCGTGCTCGTCGTGGTGAGTTGGTGTCCTGTTTCCTCATCCAAGTCACAGACGACATGAACTCTATTGGACGTTCTATCAACTCTGCTCTGCAATTGTCCCGTATCGGTGGTGGCGTCGGCATCTCCCTCAGCAACTTGCGTGAGGCAGGCGCACCAATCAAGGGCTACGAGGGAGCTGCATCTGGTGTTGTCCCTGTTATGAAACTCTTTGAGGACAGCTTCTCCTACTCCAACCAACTTGGACAACGCCAAGGGGCTGGGGTTGTTTACCTAGATGTTTTCCACCCAGACATTATCGCCTTTCTTTCGACCAAGAAGGAAAATGCCGATGAGAAAGTGCGCGTGAAGACCTTGTCACTTGGAATCACTGTTCCTGATAAGTTCTATGAGTTGGCACGTAAAAATGAAGACATGTATCTCTTCAGCCCTTACTCTGTTGAATTGGAATATGGTGTGCCTTACAGCTACCTTGATATTACTGAAAAATACGACGAGTTGGTAGCAAACCCACGCATTCGTAAGACAAAAATCAAGGCACGTGACTTGGAAACAGAGATTTCTAAACTGCAACAAGAGTCTGGTTACCCTTATGTCATCAACATCGATACCGCCAACCGCAGCAATCCTGTTGACGGCAAGATTATCATGTCCAACCTCTGTTCAGAAATTCTACAAGTCCAAACACCTAGTGTCATTAACGATTCTCAGGAATACTTAACATTGGGTACAGATGTGTCATGTAACCTTGGTTCAACCAATATTGTCAACCTCATGAAGTCACCTGACTTTGGTCTTTCTGTCCGTACCATGACACGCGCTCTTACTTACGTAACTGACCATTCGCACATTTCTGCGGTACCTTCTATCGAGGCTGGAAATGAACGTGCGCATTCTATCGGTCTTGGTGCTATGGGACTTCACTCATACTTGGCACAAAACTTGATCGACTACGGATCAAAAACAGCTGTGGAATTTACCAACATCTACTTCATGCTCCTCAACTACTGGACCTTGGTAGAATCAAATAACATTGCCCGCGAACGCAAGGCGACCTTCCACAACTATGACAAATCAAAATACGCGGACGGTACTTATTTCGACAAGTATGTGACTGGAGATTACCAACCGCAATCTGACCGTGTCAAAGAACTCTTTGAAGGAATTTTCATTCCAAGCGGGCAAGACTGGGCTGAACTACGTGAGAAAGTCATGGCAGATGGTCTTTACCACCAAAACCGCCTAGCTGTTGCACCAAATGGATCTATTTCCTATATCAATGATGTCTCTGCTTCTATTCACCCAATCACACAACGGATTGAAGAACGCCAAGAGAAGAAAATCGGTAAAATCTACTATCCAGCAGCAGGTTTGGCAACCGAGACCATTCCATTCTACAAGTCTGCCTATGATATGGATATGCGCAAGGTCATCGATGTTTATGCTGCCGCAACAGAACACGTGGACCAAGGGTTGTCCCTCACTCTCTTCCTACGCAGTGAGCTTCCAAAAGCCCTTTACGAATGGAAAAAAGAGAACAAACAAACAACGCGTGACCTCTCTATCCTCCGTAACTACGCCTTCAACAAAGGTATCAAGTCAATCTACTACATCCGTACCTTTACCGATGACGGTGAAGAAGTCGGTGCAAACCAATGTGAAAGTTGTGTAATCTAA
- a CDS encoding DUF3278 domain-containing protein, producing MKKENLHIRAIRYFYDIVGELDEVSYAALTNFGNNMYMLFITVTLVSFLVSFALGEDVMGISLFLTLVYSQFKQDAIIKQLGLDKLLVAKADVKLARKKMMKRTLFQTLQIAVYSLLVSIGLWQSHIPQESGTSAAEYFQFVAPMTVVLMTFIGFVSFYFANRKKIQFI from the coding sequence ATGAAAAAGGAAAATCTACACATTCGAGCAATTCGTTATTTCTATGATATCGTTGGTGAGTTAGACGAGGTGTCTTATGCGGCCTTGACCAATTTCGGCAACAATATGTATATGCTTTTTATAACAGTGACACTGGTCAGCTTTCTAGTTAGCTTTGCGCTGGGAGAAGATGTCATGGGAATTAGCCTCTTCTTGACACTGGTTTATTCTCAATTCAAACAGGACGCCATTATCAAACAGTTGGGTCTGGATAAATTGCTCGTTGCCAAGGCTGATGTGAAATTGGCTCGGAAGAAAATGATGAAACGAACTCTGTTTCAAACCCTACAGATTGCCGTCTACAGTCTGCTAGTTAGTATTGGTCTCTGGCAGTCACATATTCCACAGGAAAGCGGGACATCTGCAGCCGAGTATTTCCAGTTTGTCGCTCCTATGACAGTTGTCCTGATGACCTTTATAGGATTTGTTAGCTTCTATTTCGCCAATCGTAAGAAAATTCAATTCATCTAA
- the alaS gene encoding alanine--tRNA ligase, with protein MKQLSSAQIRQMWLDFWKSKGHSVEPSANLVPVNDPTLLWINSGVATLKKYFDGSVIPENPRITNAQKSIRTNDIENVGKTARHHTMFEMLGNFSIGDYFRDEAIEWGFELLTSPEWFAFPKDKLYMTYYPDDVDSYNRWIALGVEPSHLIPLEDNFWEIGAGPSGPDTEIFFDRGTDFDPENIGIRLLEEDIENDRYIEIWNIVLSQFNADPAVPRSEYKELPNKNIDTGAGLERLAAIFQGAKTNFETDLFLPIIREVEKISGKTYDQDGDNMSFKVIADHIRALSFAIGDGALPGNEGRGYVLRRLLRRAVMHGRRLGITEPFLYKLVETVGNIMESYYPEVLEKREFIEKIVKREEETFARTIDAGSGHLDQLLAQLKAAGKDTLEGQDIFKLYDTYGFPVELTEELAEDAGYKIDHEGFKAAMKEQQDRARAAVVKGGSMGMQNETLAGITESSTFVYGQTSLDAKLEVIIADNERTEAVSEGQALLVFDQTPFYAEMGGQVADRGVIKNATGDIVATVIDVQKAPNGQPLHTVELSASISLGQTYTLEIDTHRRRGVEKNHTATHLLHAALHKIIGEHATQAGSLNEQDFLRFDFTHFEAVTAEELRRIEEEVNEQIWNAIPVVTVETDIDTAKEMGAMALFGEKYGKNVRVVTIGDYSIELCGGTHVGNTAEIGIFKILKEEGIGSGTRRIIAVTGREAFLAYRDQEDALKEVAATIKSPQIKEVPNKVANLQEQVRDLQKENASLKEKAAAAAAGDVFKDVKETKGVRYIASQVQVSDAVALRTFADNWKQKDYSDVLVLVAAIGDKVNVLVASKSSDVHAGNLIKVLAPIVAGRGGGKPDMAMAGGSDASAIQTLLNSVADNL; from the coding sequence ATGAAACAATTATCATCAGCACAAATCCGCCAGATGTGGTTGGATTTCTGGAAATCAAAAGGCCACTCTGTTGAGCCTTCCGCAAACCTTGTACCTGTCAACGATCCGACACTTCTTTGGATCAACTCTGGTGTGGCAACACTTAAAAAATATTTTGATGGGTCTGTTATTCCTGAAAATCCACGGATTACAAACGCTCAAAAATCAATCCGTACCAACGATATTGAAAACGTTGGTAAGACAGCCCGTCACCACACCATGTTTGAAATGCTTGGGAACTTCTCTATCGGAGATTACTTCCGTGATGAAGCAATCGAGTGGGGCTTTGAACTTTTGACTAGTCCAGAATGGTTTGCCTTTCCAAAAGACAAGCTCTACATGACCTACTATCCAGACGATGTGGATTCTTACAACCGTTGGATTGCTCTTGGTGTTGAGCCAAGCCATCTCATTCCGCTTGAAGATAACTTCTGGGAAATCGGTGCAGGTCCTTCTGGTCCAGATACGGAAATTTTCTTTGACCGTGGCACAGACTTTGACCCTGAAAATATCGGTATTCGTTTGCTAGAAGAAGACATTGAAAACGACCGTTATATCGAGATTTGGAATATTGTATTGTCACAATTCAACGCAGATCCAGCGGTACCACGTTCTGAGTACAAGGAATTGCCAAACAAAAACATCGATACGGGCGCAGGTTTGGAGCGTTTGGCAGCTATTTTCCAAGGGGCTAAGACCAACTTTGAAACCGACCTCTTCTTGCCAATCATTCGTGAAGTAGAAAAGATTTCTGGTAAGACCTATGACCAAGATGGCGACAATATGAGCTTCAAGGTCATTGCAGACCACATCCGTGCTCTTTCATTTGCTATCGGTGATGGTGCTCTTCCAGGAAATGAAGGCCGTGGTTATGTCCTTCGTCGCTTGCTTCGTCGTGCGGTTATGCACGGTCGTCGCTTGGGTATCACAGAACCATTCCTCTACAAATTGGTGGAAACAGTTGGCAACATCATGGAAAGCTATTACCCAGAAGTGCTTGAAAAACGCGAGTTCATCGAGAAAATCGTCAAGCGTGAGGAAGAAACCTTTGCTCGTACCATTGACGCTGGTAGCGGTCACTTGGATCAATTATTGGCCCAGTTGAAAGCGGCTGGTAAGGACACGCTTGAAGGTCAAGACATCTTCAAACTCTATGATACCTATGGTTTCCCTGTGGAATTGACAGAAGAATTGGCAGAGGATGCAGGCTACAAGATTGACCACGAAGGCTTCAAGGCTGCCATGAAGGAGCAGCAGGACCGTGCGCGTGCGGCTGTTGTCAAAGGCGGTTCAATGGGTATGCAAAATGAAACCCTGGCAGGCATTACTGAAAGCTCAACCTTTGTCTATGGTCAAACTAGCCTAGATGCCAAGTTGGAAGTCATTATCGCCGACAATGAGCGGACAGAAGCGGTGTCAGAAGGTCAAGCTCTCCTTGTCTTTGACCAAACACCATTCTATGCTGAAATGGGTGGTCAGGTGGCAGACCGTGGTGTCATCAAAAACGCGACTGGTGATATTGTAGCGACTGTCATCGATGTGCAGAAAGCGCCAAATGGTCAACCATTGCACACAGTTGAACTGTCCGCAAGCATTTCACTTGGTCAAACTTACACACTTGAAATTGATACACATCGTCGTCGTGGTGTTGAGAAGAACCACACGGCAACTCACTTGCTCCATGCGGCTCTTCACAAGATCATTGGTGAACACGCAACTCAGGCTGGTTCCTTGAATGAGCAAGATTTCCTCCGCTTTGACTTTACTCACTTTGAGGCTGTTACTGCTGAAGAACTCCGGCGTATCGAAGAAGAAGTCAATGAGCAAATCTGGAATGCTATTCCAGTTGTGACAGTTGAGACCGATATTGACACAGCCAAGGAAATGGGTGCCATGGCTCTCTTCGGTGAAAAATATGGTAAAAATGTCCGTGTGGTAACCATCGGTGACTATTCTATTGAACTCTGTGGTGGTACCCATGTTGGTAACACTGCTGAAATCGGCATTTTCAAGATCTTGAAAGAAGAAGGTATCGGTTCAGGTACCCGCCGTATCATCGCGGTAACAGGTCGTGAAGCCTTCCTTGCCTACCGTGACCAAGAAGATGCGCTCAAAGAAGTAGCAGCGACCATCAAGTCACCACAAATCAAGGAAGTGCCAAACAAGGTCGCAAACCTTCAAGAACAAGTTCGTGACTTGCAAAAAGAAAATGCTAGCTTGAAAGAAAAAGCAGCAGCAGCGGCAGCAGGCGATGTCTTCAAAGATGTCAAAGAGACCAAGGGTGTTCGCTACATTGCCAGTCAAGTCCAAGTATCAGACGCAGTCGCCCTCCGTACCTTTGCGGATAACTGGAAGCAAAAAGACTACTCAGATGTCTTGGTGCTAGTAGCAGCCATCGGTGACAAGGTCAATGTCCTTGTAGCCAGCAAATCAAGCGATGTCCATGCAGGCAACCTCATCAAAGTCCTTGCTCCAATCGTAGCAGGTCGTGGTGGTGGTAAGCCAGATATGGCCATGGCCGGTGGTAGCGATGCTTCTGCTATCCAAACCCTCTTGAACAGCGTGGCTGACAATCTCTAA
- a CDS encoding CPBP family intramembrane glutamic endopeptidase: MNRLGSVKDWNVVKNWKFLLVGLAIVALNVVAQLAIFALPNFDGHNLLLAVAILLVAVVLGLIVTGKLGLWKSEQKWGVFTNIGFVTLAFIVMFGLKMIGGQLIALEEGYSKIPSNQEMINNSDMPTVLLFLFAVLFAPVLEELICRGILMGKVFGRQSVVGLLLSSFLFGLVHSPTNIGSWVIYGGMGLVLGLVYRISGNYSNALILHSLNNLLGFLLMLVMKSLGLI, from the coding sequence ATGAATAGACTTGGAAGTGTCAAAGATTGGAATGTGGTGAAGAATTGGAAGTTTCTCTTAGTGGGACTGGCTATCGTTGCACTAAACGTGGTAGCCCAGTTGGCGATTTTCGCCTTACCAAATTTTGACGGTCATAATCTACTGCTTGCTGTAGCTATCTTGTTGGTTGCAGTGGTGCTTGGACTTATAGTGACGGGCAAATTAGGCTTATGGAAAAGTGAGCAGAAGTGGGGAGTTTTCACGAATATTGGCTTTGTCACCCTTGCTTTTATCGTTATGTTTGGTCTGAAAATGATTGGTGGGCAACTGATTGCGCTGGAAGAAGGGTATAGCAAAATACCATCCAACCAAGAAATGATCAACAACTCTGATATGCCGACCGTGCTCCTGTTTCTCTTTGCGGTACTTTTTGCCCCAGTTCTGGAGGAATTGATTTGTCGTGGTATTCTGATGGGCAAGGTCTTCGGTAGGCAGTCGGTGGTCGGTCTGCTTCTGTCTAGCTTTCTATTTGGTCTTGTACATAGTCCGACCAATATCGGTTCTTGGGTTATCTACGGAGGTATGGGTCTGGTTTTAGGTCTAGTCTATCGTATTTCAGGTAACTATTCCAATGCACTCATCTTACACAGTCTCAATAATCTTCTCGGATTTTTGCTCATGCTAGTCATGAAAAGCCTGGGTTTGATTTAG
- a CDS encoding helix-turn-helix transcriptional regulator, translating into MEYVLKNRLKELRARDSLNQTELAKLAEVSRQTISLIERGEYTPSVVIAMRIAQIFNENVEIVFQLVEVEE; encoded by the coding sequence ATGGAATATGTCTTAAAAAATCGGCTCAAGGAGTTGCGGGCACGGGATAGCCTCAACCAGACTGAGTTGGCAAAATTAGCAGAAGTATCACGGCAGACCATTAGCTTGATTGAGCGGGGCGAATATACGCCCTCGGTGGTCATTGCCATGCGAATTGCACAGATTTTTAACGAAAATGTAGAGATTGTTTTTCAATTAGTGGAGGTAGAAGAATGA
- a CDS encoding DUF3169 family protein encodes MKQGKQLTTGKRIIFFILVSLVLEVALFVAGFFMGYFEAMGYDINTLLFVTRTFMVASFIGFAYLMYKSFTTFKRYQESEEDDDVLDQLYKTTFRSLEYGTILYNIFGGLVLANMILGANISADYYTIELFDIAAFIVLLPAQIGIFKVTQVVRQYKLSAFPTPSEIKDYIYALDEGERQANFEQSYLIVHNLNQWVLPLLYVLIMVVTQITQTQQLLALLIVAFLHIYINILNVQMIRKYFK; translated from the coding sequence ATGAAACAGGGGAAACAATTAACGACAGGCAAGCGAATTATCTTTTTCATCTTAGTCAGCTTAGTGCTAGAAGTAGCTCTATTTGTAGCAGGCTTCTTCATGGGCTATTTTGAGGCAATGGGATATGATATCAATACACTTTTGTTCGTAACAAGAACATTTATGGTTGCAAGTTTCATTGGATTTGCCTACCTTATGTACAAGAGTTTTACGACCTTCAAGCGTTATCAAGAAAGTGAAGAAGATGATGATGTTCTTGATCAGCTCTACAAGACAACCTTTCGAAGTTTAGAATACGGTACGATTCTCTACAATATTTTTGGAGGTTTGGTTTTGGCAAATATGATACTAGGTGCTAATATTTCAGCGGATTATTATACAATCGAACTCTTTGATATTGCAGCTTTTATCGTTCTTCTTCCTGCTCAGATTGGAATCTTCAAGGTGACACAGGTAGTTCGTCAATACAAATTGTCAGCCTTTCCTACACCAAGCGAAATTAAAGATTATATTTATGCACTAGATGAGGGTGAACGACAAGCTAATTTTGAACAAAGTTATCTAATTGTTCACAACTTGAACCAATGGGTCTTACCACTTTTATACGTTTTGATTATGGTGGTAACGCAAATTACCCAGACACAACAGCTGTTGGCACTCTTGATTGTTGCTTTTCTTCACATTTACATCAATATTCTCAATGTACAAATGATACGGAAATATTTTAAATAG
- a CDS encoding CPBP family intramembrane glutamic endopeptidase, translated as MKKFFKHSGLLLAYYIAYQFGAQFLQLPWATEQVEGIPASAAEGLYWFGLIVGLPLLIGFSYLLWKVLYPRKTMQLTLDKPWLKHMAYPLLAYLAFFILQFLVPVPESDNQKNAVAFIQSAPIHSFFLVVIFAGIFEELIFRGFMATYFFPKLSDVKSVVLYGLVSGTLFSFVHGPATLPQFLIYFTMGITFAWLYLVKQDIRYPMALHMLNNGISYLMIVFLA; from the coding sequence ATGAAGAAATTTTTTAAACATTCTGGTTTATTATTAGCCTATTACATTGCCTATCAATTCGGTGCCCAGTTCCTCCAGTTACCATGGGCTACTGAGCAGGTAGAGGGTATTCCAGCTAGTGCTGCAGAGGGTTTGTATTGGTTTGGACTGATTGTGGGTCTGCCCTTGTTAATTGGTTTTTCCTACCTTCTTTGGAAAGTCTTGTACCCAAGAAAAACAATGCAGCTGACGCTAGATAAGCCTTGGCTGAAGCATATGGCCTATCCACTGTTGGCCTATCTTGCATTCTTCATTCTCCAGTTTCTAGTACCCGTTCCTGAATCGGACAATCAGAAAAATGCAGTTGCCTTTATCCAGTCTGCACCTATTCACTCCTTTTTCCTGGTAGTCATTTTTGCAGGTATCTTTGAAGAATTGATTTTCCGTGGTTTCATGGCAACCTATTTCTTCCCTAAATTATCGGATGTCAAATCTGTGGTGCTCTATGGTCTAGTTTCAGGAACCCTCTTTAGTTTTGTGCATGGTCCAGCAACCCTACCACAATTTTTGATTTACTTTACAATGGGGATAACTTTTGCCTGGCTCTATTTGGTGAAGCAAGACATTCGCTACCCAATGGCTCTACATATGCTTAACAACGGCATTTCTTATTTGATGATTGTATTTTTAGCATAA
- the nrdH gene encoding glutaredoxin-like protein NrdH, which translates to MVTIYSKNNCVQCKMSKKFLDEHNVAYKEINLDEQPEFIGHVKSLGFSAAPVIETENEVFSGFQPTKLKALV; encoded by the coding sequence ATGGTTACCATCTATTCAAAAAATAATTGTGTTCAATGTAAAATGAGTAAAAAATTTCTTGATGAGCACAATGTGGCCTACAAAGAAATCAATCTAGACGAGCAACCTGAATTTATCGGACATGTGAAAAGCCTTGGTTTTTCAGCAGCGCCAGTTATTGAAACTGAAAATGAAGTTTTCTCAGGTTTTCAGCCAACTAAATTGAAAGCCCTAGTCTAA
- a CDS encoding DUF3267 domain-containing protein, which translates to MEAKKKLYEVNIMENKKFVWGLNILAIVLVFPFALLFGKLAFSLLANVDQNLPLTLPELWLATVLFPVLIVVHEAIHGLFFKIFCPENPVKFGFKWKSGMAYATSPGSLYNRMQMLVISLAPFVVISLGLTMVAVFWRMDVSLYLILATIHAAACAGDFYYTYLLLVKFAEGNIAVEDTETGLIIYQA; encoded by the coding sequence ATGGAAGCGAAAAAGAAATTATATGAAGTCAATATCATGGAAAATAAGAAATTTGTCTGGGGATTGAATATTCTTGCGATTGTTCTAGTCTTCCCATTTGCTCTGCTATTTGGTAAGTTAGCGTTTTCCTTGCTGGCTAATGTAGATCAAAATTTGCCACTTACCTTACCAGAGTTATGGCTAGCAACAGTTCTATTTCCTGTTTTGATAGTTGTACATGAAGCTATTCATGGATTATTTTTCAAGATTTTTTGTCCTGAAAATCCTGTTAAGTTTGGTTTTAAATGGAAATCGGGTATGGCCTATGCGACCAGTCCAGGTTCGCTCTATAATCGGATGCAAATGCTAGTAATCAGCTTGGCTCCCTTTGTTGTGATTAGTTTGGGCTTGACCATGGTAGCAGTTTTTTGGAGGATGGATGTATCTCTTTATCTGATATTGGCTACTATACATGCAGCGGCTTGTGCAGGCGATTTCTACTATACCTATCTTTTATTGGTTAAGTTTGCCGAGGGAAATATAGCTGTCGAAGACACAGAAACAGGCTTGATTATCTACCAAGCCTAG
- the nrdF gene encoding class 1b ribonucleoside-diphosphate reductase subunit beta, whose protein sequence is METYYKAINWNAIEDVIDKSTWEKLTEQFWLDTRIPLSNDLDDWRKLTAEEKDLVGKVFGGLTLLDTLQSETGVQALRNDIRTPHEEAVYNNIQFMESVHAKSYSSIFSTLNTKSEIEDIFEWTNSNEYLQRKAKIINEIYENGTPLEKKVASVFLETFLFYSGFFTPLYYLGNNKLANVAEIIKLIIRDESVHGTYIGYKFQLGFNELSEEEQDKLRDWMYDLLYQLYENEEGYTRSLYDAVGWTEEVLTFLRYNANKALMNLGQDPLFPDSADDVNPIIMNGISTGTSNHDFFSQVGNGYLLGEVEAMQDDDYLYGL, encoded by the coding sequence ATGGAAACCTACTACAAAGCCATTAACTGGAATGCCATTGAGGATGTGATTGACAAGTCAACTTGGGAAAAGTTGACAGAGCAATTCTGGCTTGATACGCGTATCCCCCTATCAAACGACTTGGATGACTGGCGCAAACTGACTGCTGAAGAAAAAGACCTGGTTGGTAAGGTCTTTGGTGGATTGACCCTCTTGGATACCCTTCAATCTGAAACAGGTGTCCAAGCTCTTCGCAATGACATTCGGACACCGCATGAAGAAGCTGTTTACAACAACATTCAATTCATGGAGTCTGTTCACGCCAAGTCTTACTCTTCTATCTTCTCAACCTTGAACACCAAGTCTGAGATTGAAGACATCTTTGAATGGACCAACAGCAACGAATACTTGCAACGCAAGGCAAAGATTATCAACGAAATCTACGAAAACGGTACTCCACTTGAAAAGAAAGTAGCCAGCGTTTTCCTAGAAACCTTCCTCTTCTACTCTGGTTTCTTTACGCCACTCTACTATCTTGGTAACAACAAGCTGGCCAACGTTGCGGAAATTATCAAGCTGATTATCCGTGACGAGTCTGTGCACGGTACCTACATCGGTTACAAGTTCCAACTTGGTTTCAATGAATTGTCCGAGGAAGAACAAGATAAGCTTCGCGACTGGATGTATGACCTCCTCTACCAACTCTACGAAAACGAAGAGGGCTACACACGCTCCCTCTATGATGCAGTTGGATGGACTGAGGAAGTCTTGACCTTCCTTCGTTACAATGCCAATAAGGCCCTCATGAACTTGGGACAGGACCCACTCTTCCCTGACTCAGCGGATGATGTCAACCCAATCATCATGAACGGTATTTCAACTGGTACATCTAACCACGACTTCTTCTCCCAAGTCGGTAACGGCTATCTTCTTGGTGAAGTGGAAGCTATGCAGGATGATGATTACCTCTACGGTTTATAA